A single Hippocampus zosterae strain Florida chromosome 1, ASM2543408v3, whole genome shotgun sequence DNA region contains:
- the LOC127609431 gene encoding hepatocyte growth factor activator: MHTSTMTYGLLLFLPFVLSTRGPARETVIFKEPDAKSQKVVTTFGKECALPFRQGGRIHHHCITVIASRPWCSLTSNFDRDRKWGFCAPERRHLNVSVHASRRITDPCQLKPCQNGGNCTLIPHSTAFECSCPDGFSGRLCERKQCYETVHLRHYDAGESWGRIHLRNVEQCTCLGGKIECQRARYTRCRSNPCQNDGTCRLITATGKEVCNCRYGYSGPHCSFKPESECYNSRGISYRGVVSTAASGARCLPWNSDLLYNELHVGTVAAAALRGLGEHAFCRNPDGDIMPWCYTLSKGAISWEYCAVPSCKMPVSSSRRMNTNSSRRMNTNTLPELGDSDHSVADKKPVCGTKHKKRVPVARGRIMGGNLALPGSHPWMAAIYIGQSDFCAGTLIASCWVISAAHCFFRNPLMSQLRVVLGQHHFNVSGPDTRTFGVDKYIFPKQFSVFNPTLHDIVLVKLKKQDGRCVKRTPFIRPICLPENGVAFPDNYCCSISGWGHMQEKADSYSSLQEAGVRLIRHDTCRRPEVYGNHVTADMICAGLNGCVDACQGDSGGPLACAKDDVNFLYGIISWGEGCGRSGKPGVYTKVANYMDWINSVIRRKAKKT; the protein is encoded by the exons ATGCATACTTCCACCATGACATACGGGCTCTTActttttcttccatttgttcTCAGCACACGAGGG cCTGCTCGTGAGACCGTTATCTTCAAAGAGCCAGATGCAAAGAGTCAAAAAG TTGTCACCACATTTGGCAAAGAATGTGCACTTCCATTTCGCCAGGGCGGAAGAATTCATCACCACTGCATCACCGTCATCGCCTCGAGACCATG GTGCTCTCTTACGTCGAATTTCGACCGGGACCGAAAGTGGGGCTTCTGTGCGCCAGAACGAAGACATCTCAATG TCTCTGTCCACGCGTCGCGAAGGATCACCGACCCGTGTCAATTGAAGCCGTGTCAAAACGGCGGCAACTGCACGCTCATCCCACACAGCACCGCATTCGAGTGCTCCTGTCCTGATGGGTTTTCCGGAAGACTTTGCGAGCGCA AACAGTGCTACGAAACTGTACACCTGCGGCATTATGACGCAGGAGAGTCTTGGGGCCGCATTCATCTCCGCAACGTGGAACAGTGCACGTGTCTCGGCGGCAAAATCGAGTGTCAACGAGCCCGCTACACGC GGTGCCGCTCAAACCCGTGTCAGAATGATGGAACATGCCGGTTGATCACAGCCACGGGCAAGGAGGTGTGTAACTGCAGATACGGCTACAGCGGACCGCACTGTAGCTTCA AGCCAGAAAGCGAGTGCTACAACAGCCGGGGCATTAGCTACCGAGGCGTGGTGTCCACGGCGGCGTCTGGCGCCCGGTGCCTGCCGTGGAACTCAGACCTGCTGTACAACGAACTCCACGTGGGAACCGTGGCTGCGGCGGCCCTCAGGGGCCTCGGGGAGCATGCCTTCTGCAG GAATCCTGATGGCGACATAATGCCGTGGTGCTACACTCTGAGCAAGGGCGCCATCTCCTGGGAGTACTGCGCAGTGCCCTCCTGCAAGATGCCAGTGT CGTCTTCTCGTAGGATGAACACAAACTCTTCTCGTAGGATGAACACAAACACGCTACCCGAATTGGGCGACTCGGACCATTCTGTGGCAGACAAGAAACCAGTGTGCGGGACAAAGCACAAAAAGCGGGTGCCCGTAGCCAGGGGAAGGATCATGGGAGGAAACTTGGCTCTGCCGGGAAGCCACCCTTGGATGGCGGCCATTTACATCGGACAGTCTGACTTTTGCGCCGGGACCTTGATCGCCTCTTGCTGGGTCATCTCGGCGGCCCACTGCTTTTTCCGCAA CCCCCTGATGTCACAGCTTCGCGTGGTGCTCGGCCAGCACCACTTCAACGTCAGCGGTCCAGACACGCGCACATTTGGAGTGGACAAGTACATCTTTCCTAAACAGTTCTCCGTGTTCAACCCGACACTCCATGACATTG TTCTCGTCAAACTGAAGAAGCAGGATGGTCGCTGTGTGAAGCGGACGCCGTTCATCAGGCCCATCTGTCTTCCCGAAAATGGCGTGGCCTTCCCAGACAACTACTGCTGCTCCATCAGTGGCTGGGGACACATGCAAGAGA aagcaGATAGTTATTCTAGCCTGCAGGAGGCGGGCGTGAGACTGATCCGCCACGACACCTGCAGGAGGCCAGAGGTGTACGGCAACCACGTCACCGCAGATATGATTTGCGCGGGTCTCAACGGCTGTGTGGACGCTTGCCAG GGGGACTCTGGGGGCCCACTGGCCTGTGCGAAAGACGACGTCAACTTCCTGTATGGGATCATCAGCTGGGGGGAGGGCTGCGGCCGTTCGGGAAAGCCGGGCGTTTACACTAAAGTGGCCAACTACATGGACTGGATCAATTCTGTGATCAGAAGGAAGGCCAAGAAGACGTGA